A genomic segment from Toxotes jaculatrix isolate fToxJac2 chromosome 6, fToxJac2.pri, whole genome shotgun sequence encodes:
- the chaf1a gene encoding chromatin assembly factor 1 subunit A, producing the protein MLAAENPSVDGHLAASTPRRRGMDCKPSNNANKKLIQARLPFKRLNPEPKENQPSKRPCAHACPEPSDRENENEPAPLAVHSGPPLVNGRGPLDGFLSRRRPAASDENMVIDLTEDNTLPPVKCLISSAPASPCLPTKDKHQGKDNSASSEKSSNVDDTPKTHTLDCIAVDIDEVEEEEEEDEDGNQTASISQLDTTQDSDSEPEEQNESGNVSSLGNKSMLSASSVSSMSESSPEKSKNDEPAPTVTPKEPKTTTKIPADQKKIKRRSLKSLQEQEERLRLRQEKERQKEEAKAAKEKKKEEARRLKEEREREKREKKEKDEREKREKKEKEEKEKAERLKAKEELRKSKLEAKLEEKRKKEEEKRMKEEEKRLKEEKDRLKAEKAEITRFLQKPKIQQAPKTLAAACGKFAPFEIKENMSLAPLCRVQCEDSVLEELDRCLLNPSNNLNGLKEWIGQKPRQSGPTEPRQTDSLRECTTVEAPKPDGVPDRKRYGSMKLLQFHENYRPAYWGTWSKKSPHISPRCPLRQDKDLLDYEVDSDEEWEEEEPGESLSHSEGEDEEEGGEDDDDDDDGFFVPHGYLSDDEGALEEEDGGDLEKQKLRQKLKAREWDELMSTKKKMKVLEPVVRGCIWEGEGPGLDLFQPYAVSLVEPLPKADSPVERLDKRQREAQLLGQLLPLLHGNLNSSKVIITEFQEFCRQQTSSSSSSSSPPELSSPQSPTENIPTRIQLKRLIKNNAVYEKRSAYRRCCWYAHAEVLSRFGQEALPVPCQWTYLTTGAREESREEPQAATGSQGNSPTTPQASSSTASSSANKRKSTGSMSITKFMKKCTDPEQTEAMEADGFQADTEDDDEEDCVIISTQSGPTRENSSSNGDVLMEVTTSDTAALPVASAAPTLATA; encoded by the exons TGCACACGCCTGCCCTGAACCTTCTGACAGGGAAAATGAGAATGAGCCTGCTCCACTCGCTGTACACAGTGGACCACCATTGGTTAATGGTCGTGGGCCCCTTGATGGCTTCCTGAGCCGAAGGCGCCCTGCAGCCTCAGATGAGAATATGGTTATAGATCTGACTGAGGACAACACCTTGCCTCCTGTAAAGTGCCTTATTTCATCTGCTCCTgcctctccctgcctcccaACAAAAGATAAGCATCAGGGCAAAGACAATAGTGCCTCTTCTGAGAAATCCAGCAACGTTGATGACActcctaaaacacacactttagaCTGCATAGCAGTCGACATCGATGAagtagaagaggaggaggaggaggatgaagatgggAATCAGACAGCATCTATCTCGCAGCTTGACACAACACAGGATTCTGACAGTGAGCCAGAGGAGCAGAATGAGTCAGGAAATGTTTCCAGTTTGGGAAATAAGTCCATGCTGTCAGCATCATCCGTCAGCTCCATGTCTGAAAGTTCACCAGAGAAGTCCAAGAATGATGAACCTGCACCCACTGTAACACCTAAA GAGCCAAAGACCACCACCAAGATACCAGCAGATCAGAAAAAGATCAAAAGACGCTCATTGAAG AGTTTACAAGAACAAGAGGAGAGGCTTCGTTTGCGACAGGAGAAGGAACGTCAAAAAGAAGAGGCTAAAGctgcaaaagagaaaaagaaagaagaggcgCGCAGACTAAAGGAGGAACGAGAAAGGGAAAAAcgggagaaaaaggaaaaagatgagCGAGAGAAacgagagaaaaaagagaaagaagaaaaggaaaaggcagaAAGGTTAAAAGCTAAAGAGGAGCTACGGAAGTCCAAACTAGA GGCCAAGCTTGAAGAAAAacgaaagaaagaggaggagaagcgaatgaaggaagaagagaaacggttgaaagaagagaaagat cGTCTCAAAGCTGAGAAAGCCGAAATTACACGTTTTCTGCAGAAACCCAAGATTCAACAGGCTCCGAAG ACACTTGCAGCTGCATGTGGGAAGTTTGCTCCATttgaaattaaagaaaacatgtcTCTAGCACCACTGTGTCGGGTTCAGTGTGAGGACTCTGTTTTGGAGGAACTTGACCGTTGTTTGTTGAACCCCTCTAATAACTTGAATGGACTGAAAGAGTGGATCGGCCAAAAGCCCCGCCAGTCAGGACCGACCGAACCCAGGCAGACGGACTCGCTCAG AGAGTGTACAACAGTGGAGGCGCCCAAACCAGATGGCGTGCCTGACCGTAAACGTTATGGATCCATGAAGCTTTTGCAGTTCCATGAGAACTACCGTCCAGCGTACTGGGGCACCTGGAGTAAAAAGAGTCCACACATCTCACCTCGTTGTCCCCTCAGACAAGACAAG GATTTGTTGGACTACGAGGTGGACAGTGATGAAGAATGGGAGGAAGAAGAACCAGGAGAGTCCCTGTCACACAGTGAAGGG gaagatgaggaggaaggaggtgaagatgacgatgacgatgatgatggcTTCTTTGTTCCTCACGGCTACCTTTCAGATGATGAGGGGGCACTGGAAGAGGAG GATGGTGGCGACCTGGAGAAGCAGAAACTGCGACAGAAACTGAAAGCGCGGGAGTGGGATGAACTGATGTCCAccaagaagaagatgaaggtgCTGGAGCCAGTGGTGAGGGGCTGCATCTGGGAGGGAGAAGGACCTGGTTTGGATCTCTTCCAGCCTTACGCTGTGTCTCTGGTCGAGCCTTTGCCCAAAGCTGACAGCCCAGTGGAGCGGTTAGACAAACGCCAGAGAGAAGCACAAT TACTTGGTCAGCTGCTACCTCTGCTGCACGGTAATCTCAACAGCAGCAAAGTGATCATCACTGAGTTTCAGGAGTTTTGCCGTCAACAgacctcatcctcatcatcatcatcatcacctcctGAGCTGTCCAGCCCTCAGAGCCCAACAGAAAACATTCCCACCAG AATACAGCTAAAGCGCCTCATCAAGAACAATGCTGTTTATGAGAAACGCTCAGCCTACCGACGCTGCTGCTGGTACGCGCACGCGGAAGTCCTGTCCCGTTTTGGACAGGAGGCTCTTCCTGTGCCTTGCCAGTGGACCTACCTCACCACAGGAGCTCGAGAAGAGTCCCGTGAAGAACCCCAGGCAGCCACAGGCTCTCAGGGAAACTCTCCCACTACACCTcaggcctcctcctccaccgcgTCTTCGTCCGCCAACAAAAGGAAGAGCACAGGGAGCATGTCAATCACCAAGTTCATGAAAAAATGTACTGATCCTGAGCAG ACGGAGGCAATGGAAGCCGATGGTTTTCAAGCCGAcactgaggatgatgatgaggaagacTGCGTCATCATCTCCACACAGAGCG GCCCAACCAGAGAGAATTCCTCCAGCAACGGAGACGTCCTAATGGAAGTCACGACCTCCGACACCGCTGCTCTCCCCGTGGCTAGTGCTGCTCCTACCCTCGCCACTGCCTGA